The following are encoded together in the Flavobacterium sp. TR2 genome:
- a CDS encoding M1 family metallopeptidase, which yields MRKIILLSFLSLGFNSAFAQSAPYWQQHADYKMEVSMDVKNYQYKGKQELVYTNNSSDTLKKVFYHLFPNAFQPGSEMDARLHFIKDPDGRMVNKVKQADGKEVKQSRIETLKPNEIGYLKIANFKQDGVAAQTRVSGTILEVTLAKPILPNSKTTFTLDFDGQVPVQIRRSGRNNSEGVELSMSQWYPKLAEFDFEGWHADPYIAREFHGVWGNFDVKITIDKDYTIGGSGYLQDKNSIGHGYQDAGVTVTYPKKAKTLTWHFIAPNVHDFTWAADKEYTHDIVKGPNDVDLHFFYKNNEKTTANWKQLEPLMVKVMEYYNQRVGAYPYKQYSFIQGGDGGMEYAMCTLMLGNGTLEGILGTATHELGHSWFQHILASNESKHPWMDEGFTTYIEDSALNELKGDKKEVNPFTGNYKAYYSLVNSGKEQPQTTHGDRYDENRPYSISSYVKGSLFLSQLEYVIGKDNVDATLKRYFNDFKFKHPTPNDIKRTAERVSGAELDWYLIDWTQTTNTIDYGIKDVADNAGKTTVTLERIGRMPMPIDLKIDYTDGTSETFYIPLRMMNFIKPNPNPNEKRTVLEDWAWAQQNYSFTIDKNKTSIKKITIDPSGLMADVKQTNNVFEVK from the coding sequence ATGCGAAAAATTATTTTACTTTCTTTCCTAAGCTTAGGGTTTAATTCGGCTTTTGCACAAAGCGCCCCATACTGGCAGCAGCACGCTGACTATAAAATGGAGGTTTCGATGGATGTAAAAAACTATCAGTACAAAGGAAAACAAGAATTGGTTTATACCAACAACTCTTCTGATACACTAAAGAAAGTGTTCTATCATTTATTTCCAAATGCCTTCCAGCCAGGAAGCGAAATGGATGCGCGTCTTCACTTTATTAAGGACCCAGACGGAAGAATGGTAAACAAAGTAAAACAAGCTGATGGAAAAGAAGTAAAACAAAGCCGTATTGAAACTTTAAAACCAAACGAAATTGGTTACTTAAAAATTGCAAATTTCAAACAAGACGGAGTTGCCGCTCAAACAAGAGTTTCGGGAACAATCTTGGAAGTGACTTTGGCAAAACCAATCCTTCCAAATTCTAAAACGACTTTTACATTAGATTTTGACGGACAAGTTCCAGTTCAGATTCGTCGTTCAGGAAGAAACAATTCTGAAGGCGTAGAACTTTCTATGTCACAGTGGTATCCAAAATTAGCCGAATTTGATTTTGAAGGATGGCACGCAGATCCTTACATCGCAAGAGAATTTCACGGTGTTTGGGGTAATTTTGATGTAAAAATTACAATCGATAAAGACTACACAATTGGAGGTTCTGGATATTTGCAGGACAAAAATTCAATTGGGCATGGTTACCAAGATGCAGGTGTAACCGTTACATATCCTAAAAAAGCAAAAACATTGACTTGGCATTTTATTGCGCCAAATGTTCACGACTTTACTTGGGCTGCCGACAAAGAATATACACATGATATTGTAAAAGGACCAAACGATGTTGATCTGCATTTCTTCTACAAAAACAACGAAAAAACAACTGCAAACTGGAAACAGTTAGAGCCTTTGATGGTTAAAGTAATGGAATATTACAACCAAAGAGTAGGGGCTTATCCATACAAGCAATACTCATTTATTCAAGGTGGAGACGGCGGAATGGAGTATGCAATGTGTACTTTAATGTTAGGAAACGGAACTCTTGAAGGAATTTTAGGAACTGCAACGCACGAATTAGGACACTCTTGGTTCCAGCATATTTTAGCTTCAAACGAGTCAAAACACCCTTGGATGGACGAAGGTTTTACAACTTACATCGAAGACAGCGCTTTGAATGAATTAAAAGGAGATAAAAAAGAAGTAAATCCTTTTACAGGAAATTACAAAGCATATTACAGTTTAGTAAATTCTGGAAAAGAACAGCCACAGACAACGCACGGAGATCGTTATGACGAAAACCGCCCATACAGTATTTCATCTTATGTAAAAGGAAGCCTTTTCCTTTCTCAATTAGAATATGTAATTGGAAAAGATAATGTTGATGCCACTTTAAAGAGATATTTTAACGATTTTAAATTCAAGCACCCAACTCCAAACGACATTAAAAGAACAGCTGAAAGAGTTTCTGGAGCTGAGTTAGACTGGTATTTAATTGATTGGACGCAAACAACTAACACAATCGATTACGGAATTAAGGACGTTGCTGACAATGCAGGAAAAACAACTGTAACTTTAGAAAGAATTGGAAGAATGCCAATGCCAATCGATTTAAAAATAGATTACACAGACGGAACATCAGAAACATTCTATATTCCGTTGAGAATGATGAATTTCATTAAACCAAACCCAAATCCAAACGAAAAAAGAACAGTTCTGGAAGACTGGGCTTGGGCACAGCAAAATTATAGTTTTACAATTGACAAAAATAAAACGTCAATCAAAAAAATCACTATCGATCCAAGCGGATTGATGGCTGATGTAAAACAGACCAATAATGTTTTTGAAGTGAAGTAA